The sequence ACCGCGCTTGCGCCTGCTCGCCGGGGACGGAGTCACTCCATTGTCTGCAATTACTCTTTCGGCAAACTATCCTGCGCTCGTATATACAGCGCGAGCGGGAACAACCATTTATGCCGAAATAAGTCATACTGATCTAACGGCAAGTGGTGGCGTGTATCAAATTAGTGCCGGTTCACCGATTGTGAGTGATGGTCTTAGCCAGGTGTACATACCGACAATTATTCGGTAATCTTTTCTGCAACCTTCTAGGGGTAAGCAAAGGTCTAACTTTGCTTACCCTCGGAAAATTGAGCAAGCATATATCTTTGTCCTCATCTCACTCTTATTGCTAGACTCTAGCCTATGGTTCAACGTCATGCCAGAATATTTGTCACTCGATGTGGCAGAAGAAGGTGTCCGACCGATGCTGATCATCGAGATCGTTGAGTCGGAGACATGCGAGAACGATGTGGAACGGAAGGTGGGGCACTACGCACGAGCATGGGTAGCGCAGTACGTGATCGTGGATAATGTGGGGCGGCAGGGGCAACGGCAGTTACAATTGCTCAATTACCGGCTATTGGGCGATAGGTACTGACTGCAACCTACTGATAACCGAGGCAGGGTATATCTGGAGATTGCAAGGCGACGGCTCGGGGTCGAAGGTGACCATGTTGTCTGCTACGACGAACATGTGGTAGCACTCGGTGACTACGTGACGGTCGTGCAACAAGTCACAGAAGCTTCAGCATGGGCACAGCGAGAAGTCGCCACCTGCGTAGAAGCTGAAGCCCAGGCCCGTCGTGAAGCTGCCGCCCGCGCCTGAAGCCGAAGCCCGTCTGCGCGAATTGGAGGAGGAACTACCACAATTACGCGGCACAAATAAGATCAACATTCTGCACTTTTAGGACTGTAAGCGTCTTGTACCTGCACAGTACGCGGGTAATGAACGTTGCAACACAGTAGATGGAGACATCTGCATTCTCAGGAGCTGCTAAGCTCTTTTGATACGAGCGGGTTAGATGCCAGACGTGATCACCAGGGGAAGAGTATCGGCACAACAATCAGACATATCACCAGTACTAACACCTGTAAAGGAACCCCGGCGCGCACATAGTCGATAAACCGATATGCACCGGGCGACAACACCAATGTATTGACCGGTGAAGCAACCGGCGTGGCAAACGCAGTAGAAGCAGCAATTGCGGCTGTGATCAATAATGGCTCTGGCGCTAGACCGAGTTGCTCGGAAACACCGAGCGCGATCGGCATAATGAGCACTGCTGTAGCAGTATTCGAGATAAACTGGCTTAGCACACTAGTCGCAATAAAGATACCGGCCAGTATAGCGAGTGGCGAGAAATTTCCTAATGCAGCGACCAACTGTTCAGCTATTAAAGTCGCACCGCCAGTTTTCGTGAGTGCTGTTGCCATTGGCAGCATTGCTGCAATGAGCACCAGACTCTCCCAGTTCAAACGTTGGTAGACATCTTTCAGCGAGACACATCCTCCGAGCACCATTGCCACCGCAGCAGTCAACGCAATCGTCACGATTGGGAACCAGCCGGTTAC comes from Chloroflexus sp. Y-396-1 and encodes:
- a CDS encoding Uma2 family endonuclease; the encoded protein is MPEYLSLDVAEEGVRPMLIIEIVESETCENDVERKVGHYARAWVAQYVIVDNVGRQGQRQLQLLNYRLLGDRY